A region of Panicum virgatum strain AP13 chromosome 8N, P.virgatum_v5, whole genome shotgun sequence DNA encodes the following proteins:
- the LOC120684762 gene encoding protein FAR1-RELATED SEQUENCE 5-like yields MEADNPMDDGDPMESNRVDDQVAITLDSARDHAVMMVGAVVGAHLEHPSTPQHVYSTSDTANTNSKEHLKPKLGLIFDTLKDVEEFYKLYAHEVGFSVRVGQHKKKGNEEILFKRYYCSREGYRKENVTNVSDESGRKRKTHNVMETRCGCQAHIVVKFGSDQKYQIVSMVEEHSHGFVSPDKRHLLRSNRRVSERAKSTLFNCHKASIGTSQAYRLLHVSEGGFENVGCTKRDLQNYYRDLRTKIKDVDAQIFVAQLERKKEVNPAFFYDFMVD; encoded by the exons ATGGAGGCCGACAATCCCATGGACGATGGTGACCCCATGGAGTCCAACCGAG TGGATGATCAAGTTGCCATCACCCTTGATTCTGCGCGGGATCATGCAGTCATGATGGTGGGCGCGGTAGTTGGAGCCCACCTTGAACATCCAAGCACACCACAGCAT GTTTATTCTACAAGTGACACAGCCAACACAAATTCCAAAGAACATTTGAAGCCAAAACTTGGATTGATCTTTGATACACTCAAAGATGTGGAGGAATTCTACAAGTTGTATGCACATGAAGTTGGTTTTTCTGTTCGTGTTGGTCAGCACAAGAAGAAGGGAAATGAGGAAATATTATTCAAGAGGTATTATTGTTCAAGGGAAGGGTACAGAAAGGAGAACGTAACAAACGTTAGTGATGAATctgggagaaaaagaaagacacaTAATGTGATGGAAACCAGATGTGGATGTCAGGCACATATTGTTGTCAAGTTTGGCAGTGACCAGAAGTATCAAATAGTTTCAATGGTTGAGGAGCACAGCCATGGTTTTGTGTCACCAGATAAAAGGCACTTGCTAAGATCCAACCGTAGAGTCAGTGAGAGGGCTAAGAGTACGTTGTTCAATTGTCATAAGGCTAGCATTGGCACCTCACAGGCATATCGACTTCTCCATGTTAGTGAGGGTGGTTTTGAGAATGTTGGGTGCACAAAGAGAGATTTACAAAACTATTACCGTGACCTCAGAACCAAAATCAAGGATGTAGATGCACAAATATTTGTGGCACAACTTGAGCGAAAGAAGGAAGTTAATCCTGCCTTCTTTTACGACTTTATGGTGGATTAA